From Glycine soja cultivar W05 chromosome 4, ASM419377v2, whole genome shotgun sequence, the proteins below share one genomic window:
- the LOC114410531 gene encoding protein MAIN-LIKE 2-like, which translates to MVRTRGLGRALTRVIGRGRQDEHDAVDVPRRRRPTASARRQRVHIAVDEGVPQVTEDVLHMAEDVPQMTEDVPHMADDFPQMSEDAPQMIAGIDATIAEDLGRDGAEGSHADEGFPGGPRDPSVLTSFVEHVAHAIWTGHERSELKLVSHGRKVTLIGRPVPEIEGLVAATGLSPLIGCSVVTGDPGLISAFVERWHRETNTFHLPVGELKITLNDVSSLFHLLISGAFHSFEALSVDEAIFLLMELLEVSGEEARAETVRARGAYVCLSWVREIYEMRCQTRRWIVAARAYLLHLVGCTIFSNKSAIYVHVVHLEAFRDLGQSGDYAWGVAALCWIYEHFPSVHQCITDDAYEKTSPRASRWLTVKAHMKGITGASYQASCDALTVTNVCWLPYSDHRGVRGFELISSFQGQLRWGPMVVTIRSESVLRHFGYIQSIPLPSVSALLSYDDIDDR; encoded by the exons atggttagaacacgaggtttaggtcgtgcttTAACTAGGGTTATAGGGCGAGGTAGACAGGATGAGCATGATGCAGTTGATGTTCCCCGaaggcgtaggcctactgcaTCAGCCCGTAGGCAACGGGTACATATTGCGGTTGATGAGGGTGTTCCTCAGGTGACTGAGGATGTTCTTCATATGGCGGAGGATGTTCCTCAGATGACTGAAGATGTCCCTCATATGGCTGACGATTTTCCTCAGATGAGTGAAGATGCGCCTCAAATGATTGCGGGCATAGATGCGACTATTGCAGAGGACTTAGGTCGTGATGGTGCTGAGGGATCACATGCTGAtgagggattccctggtgggCCCCGTGACCCATCAGTTCTGACTTCATTTGTGGAGCATGTCGCACATGCCATTTGGACTGGACAT gagcgtTCTGAGCTGAAGTTGGTGTCGCACGGGAGGAAGGTGACGTTaattgggaggccagtgcctgagattgaagggCTGGTTGccgccacaggattaagtccattGATCGGGTGTTCAGTTGTAACCggcgatcctggacttatatccgcatttgtggaaAGGTGGCATAGGGAGACCaacaccttccaccttccagtAGGAGAGTTGAAGATCACACTAAATGATGTGTCCTCACTCTTCCATCTCCTTATCAGTGGCGCCTTCCACAGCTTCGAGGCTCTTTCCGTGGACGAGGCGATATTTTTGTTGATGGAGTTGCTTGAGGTGTCCGGTGAGGAGGCTAGAGCCGAGACAGTACGAGCGCGCGGGGCGTATGTATGCCTCTCATGGGTTCGGGAGATCTATGAGATGAGATGCCAGACACGACGATGGATTGTAGCAGCTCGTGCTTATCTCCTGCACCTGGTCGGTTGCACTATTTtttctaacaagagtgcaatATATGTTCATGTGGTGCATCTAGAGGCTTTTCGCGACCTGGGTCAGAGTGGGGACTATGCCTGGGGAGTTGCAGCcctg tgttggatctatgagcactttcCGAGTGTGCATCAATGCATCACCGATGATGCGTACGAGAAAACGTCCCCTCGTGCCTCCCGGTGGCTGACGGTGAAGGCTCATATGAAGGGAATTACAGGAGCATCGTACCAGGCAAGTTGTGATGCTTTGACGGTCACAAACGTGTGTTGGTTGCCTTACAGTGACCATCGTGGGGTTAGGGGGTTTGAGCTGATTTCATCGTTCCAGGGTCAGCTGAGATGGGGTCCTATGGTGGTCACAATTCGATCAGAGAGTGTGCTACGCCATTTTGGGTACATTCAGAGCATCCCTCTGCCGTCTGTTAGCGCTTTGTTGTCATATGATGATATAGATGACagatga